A genomic region of Kribbella sp. NBC_00382 contains the following coding sequences:
- a CDS encoding AtpZ/AtpI family protein: MSQNEDPKPTPNTSGDGWRVLSYLIGGVLVYGGIGFGLDRWLGTKFLLPVGIVLGAGLTIMLLNFRYRQRS; encoded by the coding sequence ATGAGCCAGAACGAGGATCCGAAGCCGACGCCGAACACATCCGGCGATGGCTGGCGGGTCCTGTCCTACTTGATCGGCGGAGTCCTCGTCTACGGGGGCATCGGCTTCGGGTTGGATCGCTGGCTCGGCACCAAGTTTCTGCTTCCGGTGGGCATCGTGCTCGGTGCCGGCCTGACGATCATGTTGCTGAACTTCCGGTACCGGCAGCGGTCCTGA
- a CDS encoding glycosyltransferase family 4 protein, with translation MREYLLVLFVAMATTFLLTGVARQIALRYGAVAKVRTRDVHKVPIPYFGGISILGGLIAGFAVASSLPFLGDSLQVAHDARAILIGGVVICAVGVVDDLYELDAITKLAGEVLAVGVMVVQGIQLYWLPLPGGIFSPPPAQLAVLTAGILLVSTNAVNFVDGLDGLAAGVTAIGAAAFFTYSYLLNVEQNLDRATTSTLITVALAGACLGFLPHNFFPARVFMGDSGALLIGLMLAASTISLTGQMDPNAVPYEVGGSSLLPALLPLILPIAVLAIPALDLTLAYIRRTKAGRSPFAADKLHLHHRLMQRGHSHRRAVLLMYLWTFLIAFGVVVLGLQLKWWTALLVLTVAVTAILLTTGLPRRSARTLSKV, from the coding sequence GTGCGCGAGTATCTGCTGGTCCTGTTCGTGGCGATGGCCACGACCTTCCTGCTGACCGGTGTGGCCCGGCAGATCGCGTTGCGGTACGGCGCCGTCGCCAAGGTCCGCACCCGGGACGTGCACAAGGTCCCGATCCCGTACTTCGGCGGCATCTCGATCCTCGGCGGCCTGATCGCCGGCTTCGCGGTCGCCTCCAGCCTGCCGTTCCTCGGTGACAGCCTGCAGGTCGCGCACGACGCGCGGGCGATCCTGATCGGCGGCGTGGTGATCTGCGCGGTCGGCGTCGTCGACGACCTGTACGAACTGGACGCGATCACCAAGCTGGCCGGCGAGGTCCTGGCCGTCGGCGTGATGGTTGTCCAAGGCATCCAGTTGTACTGGCTCCCGCTGCCCGGCGGCATCTTCTCGCCGCCGCCCGCCCAGCTCGCCGTGCTGACCGCCGGCATCCTGCTCGTCTCCACCAACGCGGTGAACTTCGTCGACGGCCTGGACGGACTGGCCGCCGGCGTCACCGCGATCGGCGCGGCCGCCTTCTTCACCTACTCGTACCTGCTGAACGTCGAGCAGAACCTCGACCGCGCCACCACCTCGACCCTGATCACGGTAGCGCTGGCCGGCGCCTGCCTGGGCTTCCTGCCGCACAACTTCTTCCCAGCAAGAGTTTTCATGGGTGACTCAGGGGCCTTGCTGATCGGTCTGATGCTGGCCGCGTCGACGATCAGCCTGACCGGCCAGATGGACCCCAACGCCGTCCCGTACGAGGTCGGCGGCTCCAGCCTGCTGCCCGCACTGCTCCCGCTGATCCTCCCGATCGCGGTGCTGGCGATCCCCGCGCTCGACCTGACGCTGGCCTACATCCGGCGTACCAAGGCCGGCCGTTCCCCCTTCGCCGCCGACAAGCTCCACCTCCACCATCGCCTGATGCAGCGCGGCCACTCGCACCGCCGTGCGGTCCTGCTGATGTACCTGTGGACCTTCCTGATCGCCTTCGGCGTGGTGGTCCTGGGCCTCCAGCTGAAGTGGTGGACCGCCCTCCTGGTACTCACCGTCGCGGTCACCGCCATCCTCCTCACCACCGGCCTCCCGAGGCGCTCCGCGCGGACCCTGTCGAAGGTCTGA